The following coding sequences lie in one Paenibacillus durus ATCC 35681 genomic window:
- a CDS encoding cation-translocating P-type ATPase, with protein sequence MEFYRSTVPATLKEVNGTDAGLTAEEAQKRLESDGYNELKGRERVPVWKLFLDNFKDPLVVVLLVAAGIQAALGHVVETLIIFFVLLLNAVISVTQTLKAESSLDALRKLAAPEAKAIRSGETRRIPARELVRGDIVLLEAGDYVPADGRILKSESLKVEEGMLTGESEAVEKHGDVIAAEAPLGDRRNMVYSGSLIVYGRGSFIVTGTAADTEIGKIAGLIESAEAKSTPLQRKLESFGKRLGVVILLLCILIFGIQALRAWVSSDGSEMSNAIIDALMFAVAVAVAAIPEALSSIVTIVLSVGTSKMAKQHAIIRRLPAVESLGSASVICTDKTGTLTQNKMTVVDYYLPGAGKKLFQDDYEEWSEGERRLLHIAVLCNDSHINEEGKELGDPTEVALIAFSRSKNKDYMEIRGRFPREAEIPFDSDRKLMTTVHSFNGRKTILTKGGPDVLFSRCDRVLLNGVEAPFTDEMRSKFIQANEEFSSRALRVLAYAYKSIDGDSVDVGLEDEHRLVLVGLTAMIDPPREEVYDSIAESNKAGIRTIMITGDHKTTAQAIGRDIGLMSGDEIAVTGQELDAMSDEELDRRLESIGVYARVSPENKIRIVRAWQKKGKITAMTGDGVNDAPALKQADIGVAMGSGTDVAKDSAAMILTDDNFVSIVKAVSVGRTVFDNIKKAIAYLFAGNLGAIIAILFALIFNWINPFTAIQLLFINLVNDSLPAIALGMEKAEPDVMKRKPRNIKEGIFAGGTLQVVITRGLLIGAAVIASQYIGMRHSQEISVAMAFTTLILARTLQTFAARSNTQTAFQAGFFSNKYVLGAVLLCLCLYGFTVLPGVRQFFSIPAHFGLEQWLTAAGLALAAVILMEVFKLVRNGLSGAKTAS encoded by the coding sequence ATGGAGTTCTATCGCAGCACTGTGCCTGCAACGCTGAAGGAGGTAAACGGCACCGATGCCGGCCTTACAGCGGAGGAAGCACAGAAGAGGCTGGAATCGGACGGGTACAACGAGTTGAAAGGAAGAGAAAGGGTTCCGGTCTGGAAGCTTTTTTTGGACAATTTTAAAGACCCGCTAGTTGTGGTGCTGCTGGTTGCCGCAGGGATTCAGGCAGCGCTTGGTCATGTTGTTGAAACGCTGATTATCTTCTTCGTGCTCCTGCTCAACGCGGTGATCAGCGTGACTCAGACCCTTAAAGCGGAAAGCTCGCTCGATGCACTGCGTAAGCTGGCGGCGCCGGAAGCCAAGGCCATCCGCAGCGGCGAGACGAGGAGAATCCCGGCGCGAGAATTGGTCAGAGGCGATATTGTGCTGCTGGAGGCCGGCGATTATGTGCCTGCGGACGGACGTATTTTGAAAAGTGAGAGCTTGAAGGTTGAGGAAGGGATGCTGACCGGAGAATCGGAAGCCGTAGAGAAGCATGGGGATGTGATCGCTGCGGAGGCGCCTTTGGGCGACCGGCGCAATATGGTATACAGCGGATCTTTAATCGTATACGGGCGCGGCAGCTTCATTGTTACCGGTACTGCCGCCGATACCGAAATCGGCAAAATCGCGGGGCTTATCGAGAGCGCGGAGGCGAAGAGCACGCCGCTGCAGCGGAAGCTGGAAAGCTTCGGCAAGAGGCTCGGCGTTGTCATTTTGCTGCTATGCATTTTGATCTTCGGCATACAGGCGCTGCGGGCTTGGGTATCCAGTGACGGTTCCGAAATGAGCAATGCCATTATCGATGCGCTTATGTTCGCGGTTGCGGTAGCCGTAGCAGCCATCCCCGAAGCTCTGTCCTCGATTGTCACTATTGTTCTGTCGGTCGGAACGAGCAAGATGGCCAAGCAGCACGCGATTATCCGGAGACTGCCTGCGGTGGAGTCACTCGGTTCGGCCAGCGTTATCTGTACCGACAAGACAGGCACCCTTACCCAGAATAAAATGACGGTTGTCGATTACTACCTGCCTGGCGCCGGGAAAAAGCTGTTTCAGGACGACTACGAGGAATGGTCGGAAGGGGAAAGAAGACTGCTGCATATCGCGGTCTTATGCAATGATTCTCATATTAATGAAGAGGGAAAAGAATTGGGCGATCCGACTGAGGTGGCGCTGATTGCGTTTAGCCGCAGCAAAAATAAAGACTACATGGAAATTCGAGGTAGATTTCCAAGAGAAGCGGAGATCCCCTTTGATTCGGACCGGAAGCTGATGACAACGGTCCATAGCTTCAATGGACGCAAGACGATTCTTACCAAGGGCGGCCCGGATGTGCTGTTCAGCCGCTGCGACCGGGTGCTGCTGAACGGGGTGGAGGCTCCGTTCACCGATGAGATGCGCTCGAAATTCATACAGGCCAACGAAGAATTTTCCAGCCGGGCGCTTCGTGTGCTCGCCTACGCTTACAAATCTATTGACGGAGATTCCGTGGATGTCGGCCTGGAGGATGAGCATCGGCTGGTTCTGGTCGGCCTGACGGCCATGATCGATCCCCCGCGCGAAGAGGTGTATGATTCGATTGCGGAATCGAACAAAGCCGGCATCCGGACCATCATGATTACCGGCGACCACAAGACGACTGCGCAGGCCATCGGGCGGGATATCGGCCTCATGTCGGGAGATGAAATTGCTGTCACCGGACAGGAGCTGGATGCGATGTCCGACGAAGAGCTTGACCGGAGGCTGGAATCCATCGGCGTCTATGCCCGTGTCTCGCCCGAGAACAAGATACGAATTGTCAGGGCTTGGCAAAAGAAAGGAAAAATTACGGCGATGACGGGGGACGGCGTCAACGACGCTCCGGCGCTGAAGCAGGCCGATATCGGCGTGGCGATGGGCAGCGGCACCGATGTCGCGAAGGATTCGGCCGCCATGATCCTGACCGACGATAACTTCGTCTCCATTGTCAAGGCGGTCAGCGTCGGCCGGACGGTGTTCGACAATATCAAGAAGGCGATCGCTTATTTGTTCGCCGGTAATCTGGGCGCCATTATCGCGATTCTGTTCGCCTTGATCTTCAATTGGATCAATCCGTTTACAGCCATCCAACTGCTGTTCATTAATCTGGTCAATGACTCGCTGCCCGCCATCGCGCTCGGTATGGAGAAGGCGGAGCCCGACGTCATGAAGCGCAAACCAAGAAATATTAAAGAAGGAATCTTCGCCGGAGGGACCCTTCAGGTCGTTATTACACGCGGCCTGCTAATCGGCGCGGCGGTCATTGCCTCCCAGTACATCGGAATGCGGCATTCACAGGAAATCAGCGTCGCGATGGCCTTCACGACTCTTATTTTGGCCCGTACGCTGCAGACCTTTGCCGCCCGTTCCAATACACAGACGGCTTTCCAGGCCGGATTCTTCAGCAATAAGTACGTTCTCGGAGCTGTCCTGCTGTGCCTTTGCCTGTATGGGTTCACGGTTCTGCCCGGTGTCCGGCAGTTCTTCTCTATCCCGGCTCATTTCGGGCTGGAGCAGTGGCTGACCGCCGCCGGACTAGCATTGGCCGCCGTGATTCTAATGGAAGTCTTCAAACTGGTGAGAAACGGTTTATCCGGCGCCAAAACCGCATCCTGA
- a CDS encoding N-acetyltransferase, translating to MLAKPKPEPAAPEPTSAAICRSATLEDVEPLYLMIEEYAQRGIMLPRSRKVLERQIDQFVVAEIDGRVVGCGSLCRLGNDLVEVRSLGLRDECKGQGIGSMIVEELTKEARRQKIPKIMALTYAVNFFLKNGFHVVNKEIFPEKVWTDCVNCSKQDACDEIAVLKILD from the coding sequence GTGCTAGCCAAGCCGAAACCTGAACCCGCAGCGCCGGAACCAACATCTGCAGCCATTTGCAGAAGCGCTACATTGGAAGACGTTGAGCCGTTGTATTTAATGATAGAAGAGTATGCGCAGCGCGGGATCATGCTGCCTCGTTCCCGGAAGGTATTGGAGCGGCAGATCGATCAGTTCGTTGTAGCTGAAATAGACGGTAGGGTTGTAGGCTGCGGTTCACTGTGCAGGCTTGGAAACGATCTTGTAGAAGTACGCTCGCTCGGCCTTCGCGACGAGTGCAAGGGCCAAGGCATCGGTTCCATGATTGTAGAAGAACTGACCAAAGAAGCGAGACGCCAGAAGATTCCAAAGATTATGGCGCTGACATATGCCGTTAATTTCTTTTTGAAGAACGGATTTCATGTCGTGAACAAGGAGATTTTTCCCGAAAAGGTATGGACCGACTGTGTCAACTGCTCCAAGCAGGACGCCTGCGACGAAATTGCCGTTCTCAAAATACTGGACTAA
- the hemW gene encoding radical SAM family heme chaperone HemW: MTNHSGIPGSRPPEAVYIHIPFCTNKCFYCDFNSYVLKDQPVMDYLRALKREMELTVQERPPGVIKSIFVGGGTPTVLKPDEMEYFLKTVRGCFPDWAEDIEFSMEANPGTTDPDKLAVMKAGGVNRVSFGVQAFQNDLLSGIGRIHNTDDVYRSLDNARAAGLTNLSIDLMFGLPNQTVDMLGESIKRALDLGLPHYSIYSLKVEENTLFHTLFNKNQLPLPSEEDELSMYLLLMSSMEEAGYRQYEISNFAKPGMESRHNITYWRNQDYYGLGAGAHGYVQRMRHMNVKGVGPYIEATKNGLPQLNSHLVSREEAMEDFMMVGLRMRDGISDDAFREQFARPLEEVFGGPLRKMLNAGLLEQEGGNYRLSRQGLLFGNDVFGEFVGVLTDI, encoded by the coding sequence ATGACTAACCATTCCGGCATACCTGGCAGCCGTCCGCCCGAGGCGGTATATATTCATATTCCTTTTTGCACGAACAAGTGCTTTTACTGCGATTTCAACTCCTATGTGCTGAAGGATCAGCCTGTCATGGACTATCTGCGGGCGCTGAAGCGGGAAATGGAGCTGACCGTTCAAGAAAGACCGCCGGGCGTTATCAAGAGCATATTTGTCGGCGGCGGCACTCCCACCGTGCTGAAGCCGGATGAAATGGAGTATTTTCTGAAGACGGTGCGGGGCTGCTTCCCGGACTGGGCCGAGGACATCGAATTCTCGATGGAAGCGAATCCCGGCACGACCGATCCTGACAAGCTGGCGGTCATGAAGGCGGGCGGCGTTAACCGCGTAAGCTTTGGCGTACAGGCATTTCAGAACGACCTGCTGAGTGGGATCGGCCGCATACACAACACCGATGATGTATACCGCAGCCTTGACAATGCCCGCGCCGCCGGGCTGACCAATCTGTCGATCGACCTGATGTTCGGCCTTCCCAACCAGACGGTCGATATGCTGGGCGAAAGCATCAAGCGGGCGCTTGACCTCGGCCTGCCGCATTATTCGATTTACAGCCTTAAGGTAGAGGAGAACACGCTGTTCCATACGCTTTTTAACAAGAATCAGCTGCCGCTTCCAAGCGAGGAGGACGAGCTGTCCATGTATCTGCTGCTGATGTCTTCCATGGAAGAGGCGGGATACAGGCAGTATGAGATCAGCAATTTCGCCAAGCCCGGCATGGAGAGCCGCCACAATATCACGTACTGGCGCAATCAGGATTATTACGGACTCGGTGCCGGAGCGCATGGTTACGTGCAGCGTATGCGGCATATGAACGTCAAGGGCGTGGGGCCGTACATTGAAGCGACGAAGAACGGACTGCCCCAGCTGAACTCCCATTTGGTATCACGTGAAGAGGCCATGGAGGATTTCATGATGGTTGGTCTGAGGATGCGCGATGGAATCAGCGACGACGCTTTCCGCGAGCAGTTTGCCCGGCCGCTGGAGGAGGTGTTCGGGGGACCGCTGCGCAAAATGCTGAATGCCGGCCTGCTTGAGCAGGAAGGCGGAAACTACCGGTTAAGCCGTCAGGGTCTCCTGTTCGGCAACGATGTGTTCGGAGAATTTGTCGGAGTGTTGACAGATATATAA
- the lepA gene encoding translation elongation factor 4, with translation MTDVKKRQEQIRNFSIIAHIDHGKSTLADRILEYTGALTSREMQEQVLDQMDLERERGITIKLQAVRLTYRADNGEEYLLNLIDTPGHVDFTYEVSRSLAACEGALLVVDAAQGIEAQTLANVYLALDNNLEILPVVNKIDLPSADPERVKQEIEDVIGLDASEAVLASAKAGIGIKEILEQVVKQVPAPTGDPDQPLKALIFDSHYDPYKGVIVYVRVVDGSIRAGSKIKMMATDKTFEVIEVGAFMPRMSIVSELNVGDVGFIVAGIKHVGDTRVGDTVTDAKRPTPEPLPGYRKINPMVYCGLYPIETSDYNDLREALEKLQLNDASLSFEPETSSALGFGFRCGFLGLLHMEIIQERIEREFNLPLITTAPSVIYRIKLTNGEMIEIDNPSNYPEVGKIDYVEEPYVKAAVIVPNDFVGTVMELCQNKRGEFVNMEYLDANRVTLTYQIPLSEIVYDFFDQLKSGTKGYASFDYELSGYRQSNLVKMDILLNGEQVDALSFIVHRDRAYNRGRIICEKLRGLIPRQMFEVPIQASIGTKIVARETVKAMRKNVLAKCYGGDISRKRKLLEKQKEGKKRMKQVGSVEVPQEAFMAVLKIDE, from the coding sequence ATGACTGACGTTAAGAAAAGACAAGAACAAATCCGCAATTTCTCGATAATTGCACATATAGACCACGGAAAGTCGACGCTGGCCGACCGGATTCTGGAATACACTGGAGCGCTCACGTCACGCGAAATGCAGGAGCAGGTGCTCGACCAGATGGATCTTGAGCGCGAGCGCGGCATTACGATCAAGCTGCAGGCCGTTCGCCTCACGTATCGCGCTGATAATGGTGAGGAATATTTGCTTAATCTGATCGATACCCCGGGGCATGTCGACTTCACTTATGAAGTTTCGCGCAGTCTCGCGGCCTGCGAAGGCGCGCTGCTCGTCGTGGACGCGGCTCAGGGAATCGAAGCCCAGACGCTGGCTAACGTCTATCTGGCGCTGGACAACAACCTGGAAATTCTGCCGGTCGTCAACAAGATCGACCTGCCGAGCGCCGACCCGGAGCGGGTCAAGCAGGAGATCGAGGACGTTATCGGCCTGGATGCCAGCGAGGCGGTGCTTGCTTCCGCCAAGGCGGGCATCGGCATCAAAGAGATTCTGGAACAGGTAGTCAAGCAGGTTCCAGCGCCTACAGGAGATCCCGATCAGCCGCTGAAGGCACTGATTTTCGACTCCCATTACGACCCTTATAAGGGCGTCATTGTATATGTCCGAGTCGTTGACGGCAGCATCCGCGCCGGATCGAAGATTAAGATGATGGCGACCGATAAGACTTTTGAGGTCATTGAAGTCGGCGCATTTATGCCGCGCATGAGCATTGTGAGCGAACTGAATGTAGGCGATGTAGGCTTTATCGTGGCAGGCATCAAACATGTGGGCGATACCCGTGTCGGCGATACCGTGACGGACGCCAAGCGGCCGACGCCCGAGCCGCTGCCTGGCTACCGGAAGATCAATCCGATGGTATACTGCGGCCTGTATCCAATCGAGACATCGGATTATAATGATCTGCGCGAGGCGCTGGAGAAGCTGCAGCTTAACGACGCTTCGCTGAGCTTCGAGCCCGAGACATCCAGCGCGCTTGGCTTCGGCTTCCGCTGCGGATTCCTTGGCCTGCTGCATATGGAAATTATCCAGGAGCGGATCGAACGGGAGTTCAATCTTCCGCTCATTACGACAGCGCCGAGCGTTATTTACCGGATCAAGCTGACGAACGGCGAAATGATCGAGATCGACAATCCGTCCAACTATCCGGAAGTCGGCAAGATCGATTATGTGGAGGAGCCCTACGTCAAGGCGGCCGTCATTGTGCCTAACGATTTCGTCGGCACGGTCATGGAGCTGTGCCAGAACAAGCGCGGGGAATTCGTGAATATGGAGTACCTGGATGCGAACCGGGTAACCCTCACCTATCAAATTCCGCTGTCGGAAATCGTCTACGATTTCTTCGATCAGCTGAAATCCGGAACGAAGGGCTATGCGTCCTTCGATTATGAATTGTCCGGTTACCGCCAATCGAACCTGGTGAAGATGGACATTCTGCTTAACGGCGAACAGGTGGACGCCCTGTCGTTCATCGTGCACCGCGACCGGGCCTATAACCGGGGCCGCATCATCTGCGAGAAGCTGCGCGGCCTTATTCCGCGCCAGATGTTCGAGGTGCCGATTCAAGCTTCTATCGGAACCAAGATCGTCGCGCGCGAGACGGTAAAGGCGATGCGCAAGAACGTTCTTGCCAAATGCTACGGCGGCGACATTTCGCGGAAGCGGAAGCTGCTGGAGAAGCAGAAGGAAGGCAAGAAGCGCATGAAACAGGTCGGCAGCGTCGAAGTGCCGCAGGAAGCGTTCATGGCGGTGCTGAAGATCGACGAGTAA
- a CDS encoding stage II sporulation protein P: protein MNRKWFHLWNIGRLRSKVLDALALGRTMLLLACGSLVFFILLGAGGMAGEKLDNSPLPSMKGLAASLSGGIFKELLGMEVPHLPDTKEPSALSGGKVTSFVFQLLTSVNPGDPKSLLSREVPGMSADDAVLLRKGSGGPEGAPADYHPGTDGLATDAPGPEATPSPGEGAGAQETQPPENSDAPEPSPADGPEASDTGVKRILIYHSHPREAYNPLVSTKSDSPNSANPAKNIMLVGSFITHRLEKRGIGTLHSEEDYATQVADYNWNFSYKYSRVTVKAAMAENAGMTELIDIHRDSQRHDKTTAVIDGKSYAQVYFILGRSNKNWKKNEEFANKIHQRLEKKYPGLSRGIWGKSSGKGNNGEYNQSMSPNSVLIEVGGIDSTEAELKATSEVLADAIADLYWSSHQAEKANAEGQPAVPSKSGTGSEPAAQ from the coding sequence ATGAACAGAAAATGGTTTCATCTGTGGAACATCGGCCGCTTGCGGTCAAAAGTGCTCGATGCGTTGGCGCTCGGAAGAACGATGCTGCTGCTCGCCTGCGGTTCCCTGGTCTTCTTCATTCTGCTAGGAGCCGGAGGAATGGCCGGAGAGAAGCTGGATAATTCGCCGCTACCTTCGATGAAGGGGCTCGCGGCTTCCCTCTCCGGCGGAATATTCAAGGAACTGCTCGGGATGGAAGTTCCGCATCTGCCGGATACCAAGGAGCCGTCCGCGCTGTCAGGCGGGAAGGTTACAAGCTTCGTCTTTCAGCTGCTGACGAGCGTGAACCCGGGCGATCCGAAAAGCCTGCTGTCCCGCGAGGTGCCGGGCATGTCCGCTGACGACGCCGTGCTGCTGCGCAAAGGCTCCGGCGGGCCAGAGGGTGCTCCGGCCGACTACCATCCGGGAACGGACGGGCTGGCGACAGATGCGCCGGGCCCCGAAGCGACGCCGTCTCCAGGTGAGGGAGCCGGTGCACAGGAGACGCAGCCGCCGGAGAACAGCGATGCCCCGGAGCCGTCTCCCGCAGATGGTCCGGAAGCTTCGGACACGGGCGTAAAGCGGATTTTGATCTACCATTCCCATCCTCGGGAAGCGTATAACCCGCTGGTCTCCACGAAGAGTGACAGTCCTAACTCCGCCAATCCTGCCAAAAATATAATGCTGGTAGGCTCTTTTATCACCCATAGGCTGGAGAAACGGGGCATCGGCACTCTCCATTCGGAGGAAGATTATGCTACCCAGGTTGCTGACTACAACTGGAATTTTTCCTATAAATATTCCCGGGTGACGGTTAAGGCGGCCATGGCTGAGAATGCGGGGATGACCGAGCTGATCGATATCCACCGGGATTCGCAGCGGCATGACAAGACTACTGCGGTCATTGACGGAAAGAGCTACGCGCAGGTGTATTTTATTCTGGGCCGTTCGAACAAGAACTGGAAGAAGAATGAGGAGTTCGCCAATAAGATTCACCAGCGGCTGGAGAAAAAATATCCCGGGCTTTCCCGCGGCATCTGGGGCAAGTCGTCGGGCAAGGGCAACAACGGGGAGTACAACCAGTCGATGTCGCCGAACAGCGTCCTGATCGAGGTAGGCGGTATAGACAGCACCGAAGCCGAACTGAAGGCTACCTCCGAAGTGCTGGCGGACGCCATCGCCGATCTGTATTGGAGCAGCCATCAAGCGGAAAAAGCGAACGCGGAAGGGCAGCCGGCGGTGCCTTCCAAGAGCGGAACGGGCAGCGAACCGGCCGCGCAATGA
- the gpr gene encoding GPR endopeptidase has translation MELDLQLYSVRTDLALEAKEMAQGMNNMPIPGVNEEVEELGGIKITRLAVSSDEASKRIGRAIGNYVTLEVPGLRGGDTGLQQKVSEAFAREFEGFMRRVGIGRNASVLIVGLGNWNVTPDSLGPLVVENALVTRQFYELMPDQVSPGYRNVSAVAPGVLGVTGIESSEIVQGIVDRTKPDAIIAIDALASRSLERVNTTIQIADIGIHPGSGIGNKRRGLTREVLGVPCIAIGVPTVCYASTIVGNVLEMMRSHFGGEGGRSKEIMGLLDSITEQERLALVKEVLEPLGHDLIVTPKEIDEFIEDIANVVASGLNAALHDAVDPGNIGAYTH, from the coding sequence ATGGAACTGGATCTGCAGCTTTACTCGGTGCGCACCGACTTGGCGTTGGAAGCCAAGGAAATGGCCCAGGGCATGAACAACATGCCGATTCCCGGGGTGAATGAGGAAGTGGAGGAGCTTGGCGGCATCAAAATTACGCGGCTTGCCGTCAGCAGCGATGAAGCTTCTAAAAGAATCGGGCGGGCAATCGGCAATTATGTCACCCTCGAAGTCCCTGGATTGCGGGGCGGAGACACAGGGCTTCAGCAGAAAGTGTCCGAAGCTTTTGCCCGTGAGTTCGAAGGCTTTATGAGACGGGTCGGAATTGGCCGGAACGCCTCTGTGCTCATTGTCGGGCTGGGCAACTGGAATGTGACCCCGGATTCGCTGGGACCGCTTGTGGTGGAGAATGCTCTGGTTACCCGGCAATTTTACGAACTGATGCCGGATCAGGTATCCCCGGGATACCGCAATGTCAGCGCTGTCGCTCCCGGTGTGCTGGGGGTGACCGGAATCGAATCCAGCGAGATTGTCCAGGGGATTGTCGACCGCACGAAGCCGGATGCCATTATCGCCATCGATGCGCTCGCTTCCCGCTCGCTGGAACGGGTCAACACGACGATTCAGATTGCCGACATCGGCATTCATCCGGGCTCAGGCATCGGAAACAAGCGGCGCGGGCTGACGCGGGAGGTTCTGGGTGTTCCCTGTATCGCCATCGGCGTTCCAACGGTATGTTATGCCTCCACAATTGTCGGCAATGTGTTGGAGATGATGAGAAGCCACTTCGGCGGGGAAGGCGGACGCAGCAAAGAAATTATGGGGCTGCTGGACAGTATTACCGAACAGGAACGGTTGGCTTTGGTTAAGGAGGTGCTGGAGCCGCTCGGTCATGACCTGATTGTAACACCGAAGGAAATTGACGAATTCATCGAAGATATCGCGAACGTCGTGGCCAGCGGACTGAATGCGGCGCTTCATGATGCCGTCGATCCAGGCAATATTGGCGCTTATACGCACTGA
- the rpsT gene encoding 30S ribosomal protein S20, with product MPNIKSAVKRVKTTEKRRALNASQKSALRTAVKAADLAVEGTEVETAKAVIQAASKKLDKAVTKGLVHKNAAARKKSRLAKKLNALSAQV from the coding sequence ATGCCAAACATTAAATCCGCGGTAAAACGCGTTAAGACAACGGAAAAACGCCGTGCGCTGAACGCTTCCCAAAAGTCCGCCCTTCGTACAGCTGTCAAAGCTGCTGACCTCGCGGTGGAAGGTACGGAAGTAGAAACTGCCAAAGCTGTTATTCAAGCTGCTTCCAAGAAGCTGGACAAGGCCGTAACTAAAGGTCTGGTTCATAAAAATGCGGCTGCCCGCAAGAAATCCCGCTTGGCGAAGAAATTGAACGCTCTTTCCGCTCAGGTCTAA
- a CDS encoding TetR/AcrR family transcriptional regulator: MTEKQRAYDSAQTRERILSHAKALFSQKGYKGVSINDICAATGLSKGSIYHHFKNKEDLFVHLAEAAFVDSWKDWDTRSASFSSAVDKLYAYSELFADNVDLSLTKAGEDFIATTGADSEAVQKFGAMITGYVQRFEEIVREGIERGEFKQQEPGEMAFALLSSYSGLANNTRILDKENVKRMYRKMTDMLLDGIRK, translated from the coding sequence TTGACTGAAAAGCAGCGGGCCTATGATTCGGCTCAGACCAGAGAAAGAATACTCTCACACGCCAAAGCCCTTTTTTCACAAAAAGGATATAAAGGGGTTTCCATCAACGATATTTGCGCGGCAACGGGTCTTAGCAAAGGAAGCATCTATCATCACTTCAAGAATAAAGAGGATCTTTTTGTCCATCTGGCCGAAGCTGCCTTCGTCGATTCCTGGAAAGACTGGGATACCCGCTCCGCAAGTTTCTCTTCGGCGGTTGACAAGCTGTATGCTTACAGCGAGCTTTTTGCCGACAACGTGGATCTTTCGCTTACCAAAGCGGGCGAGGATTTTATCGCAACCACCGGGGCGGATTCTGAAGCAGTCCAGAAATTCGGAGCGATGATTACAGGCTATGTGCAGCGTTTCGAAGAGATTGTCCGGGAAGGAATCGAGCGCGGGGAATTCAAGCAGCAGGAGCCCGGAGAAATGGCTTTTGCCCTGCTGAGCTCTTATTCGGGATTGGCGAACAACACGCGCATTCTGGATAAGGAAAATGTGAAACGGATGTACCGTAAAATGACGGATATGCTGCTGGACGGCATCCGAAAATAG
- a CDS encoding glycosyltransferase codes for MMDSQMFAGPEETEEILFSVLIPAHNEEKYIPKCLDSIAAASQNCPGRVEVIVVLNRCTDKTEEIARSYNCVIVHDDRKNLSQIRNSGAAAARGEIIVTIDADSRMTANMFSEIERHLSGGKYIGGGTSGRFERMSLGIAVSALALLVPMAIKYGAISVGIFWCRKSDFDAIGGFNEEMLMSEDADFAWRLKAHGKRSGKKYGMLTKAYMITSCRKFDQEGDWYLIKHPGLILAYLKGTDHRHADKAYYENQGR; via the coding sequence ATTATGGACAGCCAAATGTTTGCAGGACCGGAAGAAACGGAAGAGATTCTCTTCTCCGTCCTGATTCCCGCGCACAACGAAGAAAAGTATATCCCGAAATGCCTGGACTCCATTGCTGCCGCCTCGCAGAACTGCCCCGGCCGGGTTGAGGTCATCGTTGTTTTGAACCGCTGTACCGACAAGACGGAAGAAATCGCCCGCTCGTATAATTGCGTTATTGTCCACGACGACCGCAAAAATTTATCGCAAATCCGAAACAGCGGCGCAGCGGCAGCCAGGGGAGAAATCATCGTGACGATCGACGCCGACAGCCGGATGACGGCTAACATGTTCTCCGAAATCGAGCGGCATTTGTCCGGGGGAAAATATATCGGCGGCGGCACCAGCGGAAGATTCGAGCGGATGAGCCTGGGCATCGCCGTATCCGCACTGGCGCTCCTCGTACCGATGGCGATCAAATACGGAGCGATCTCGGTCGGTATTTTCTGGTGCCGCAAGAGCGACTTCGACGCCATTGGGGGCTTTAATGAAGAGATGCTGATGTCCGAGGATGCCGATTTTGCCTGGCGGCTCAAAGCTCACGGAAAGCGCTCCGGGAAAAAATACGGCATGCTGACCAAAGCCTATATGATTACCTCCTGCCGAAAGTTCGACCAAGAAGGAGACTGGTATCTCATCAAGCATCCGGGGCTGATTCTCGCCTACTTGAAGGGAACCGACCACCGGCATGCTGACAAAGCCTATTACGAGAATCAAGGAAGATAG